AAGTCGGAAGGAAAGACGAGAGCAGTGATTCGAAGCTATGCTGATTTAGAGGTTTATCAAGAAAGCTACAAGTTAGTTTTGGAGATATATCAAATCAGTAAAGCGATGCCTGAAGCCGAACGGCGTGAGTTGGGATATCAACTGCGAAGAGCAGCGGTATCAATCCCGGCAAACATTGCTGAAGGCTGCGGTAGAAAAGAATCAGTTGCTGAATTCAAACACTTCCTGCGAACCGCTCTGGGCTCAAACAACGAAGTGCGGGTACTAGTCGATCTAGTCCATGATTTAGG
The Candidatus Edwardsbacteria bacterium DNA segment above includes these coding regions:
- a CDS encoding four helix bundle protein, producing the protein MIRSYADLEVYQESYKLVLEIYQISKAMPEAERRELGYQLRRAAVSIPANIAEGCGRKESVAEFKHFLRTALGSNNEVRVLVDLVHDLG